Proteins from one Xiphophorus hellerii strain 12219 chromosome 8, Xiphophorus_hellerii-4.1, whole genome shotgun sequence genomic window:
- the phyhd1 gene encoding phytanoyl-CoA dioxygenase domain-containing protein 1 isoform X1 codes for MDFMTDQDVQKYKQDGYVVLDGLLTSQECDELRQRMAEIVDRMDVPEHCRTTFSTYHDEQLKKQMQGNADYFITSGDKIRFFFEKGVFDDKGEFIVPKQQSLNKVGHALHAYESLYKKVTYSPKVQGIAKKLGLVNPVILQSMYIFKQPGIGGEVTSHQDATFLYTEPLGRVMGLWIALEDATVNNGCLWFIPGSQSSGISRRMVRTPKGTFPLTDFIGREPTYDEDKFVAAPVKKGGVLLIHGEVVHRSAENTSEDSRHVYTFHIMEALDTRWSPDNWLQPTEELPFPALYTK; via the exons ATGGATTTTATGACAGATCAAGACGTGCAAAAG tacaaGCAGGATGGATACGTGGTTCTGGACGGGCTGCTGACCTCTCAGGAGTGCGATGAGCTGAGGCAGAGAATGGCTGAGATCGTGGACCGCATGGACGTCCCCGAGCACTGCCGCACCACTTTCTCCACCTACCACGACGAGCAGCTAAAAAAGCAG ATGCAG GGGAATGCGGATTATTTCATCACAAGTGGAGATAAGATCCGTTTTTTCTTTGAGAAGGGTGTTTTCGATGACAAAG GGGAATTCATCGTGCCGAAGCAGCAGTCACTCAATAAAGTTGGGCATG CCCTACATGCGTATGAATCTTTGTACAAGAAAGTTACATATTCGCCCAAGGTCCAG gGAATAGCCAAGAAACTGGGCCTGGTTAATCCTGTGATACTGCAGagtatgtacatttttaag CAACCAGGAATTGGTGGTGAAG TGACGTCGCACCAGGACGCCACGTTTCTGTACACGGAGCCCCTGGGCAGAGTTATGGGACTGTGGATCGCCCTGGAGGATGCAACTGTTAACAATGGCTGCTTGTGGTTCATACCAGGATCACAGAGTA GCGGTATTTCCCGTCGAATGGTGCGCACCCCAAAAGGCACCTTCCCGCTGACAGACTTCATCGGAAGAGAGCCAACTTATGATGAGGACAAGTTTGTAGCTGCACCTGTTAAAAAAG GTGGTGTGCTTCTGATTCACGGGGAAGTGGTGCACAGAAGTGCTGAAAACACTTCTGAAGACTCTCGCCACGTCTACACCTTCCACATCATGGAGGCCCTGGACACTCGCTGGAGCCCTGACAACTg gcTGCAACCCACAGAGGAGCTGCCTTTCCCAGCTCTCTACACTAAATGA
- the dolk gene encoding dolichol kinase produces the protein MQVNPVYVESAVVLAVVLCVHMAIWNQHSWCSIALVIQAFYVQHKWDRLLKSGAAVFQFRLSANSGIVPASMVMPLMGLVLREKCSASGNVYFERFSMVITITGMMLALFLSLIALGVTRPVPTNTCIISGLAGSAILYTTKQTLTVSEVIEVLEVLLIFVYLCLIVLYLLPRCFTPGEALLIVGGISFILNQLIKRSLNLAEVKGDPVNYFLPVVVVGSLLLGVFFALLFCFMESETWVSSLFFHMMTAVLVLGILMPWLSLFIDRHPIMWLLDFVTLNDRRLCLLGYWVFLAIVATCVVLHQNYQRQSGSKKHQASTVVRKYFHLIVVATYVPGLIYDRQLLHVASVGCLAVFLLLEYARYFRILPFGQLLRQLLTLFLDERDSGPLILTHIYLLLGMSLPIWLFPGPCAPKGILTGAGGLVPYAGVLAVGVGDTVASVFGSTMGEIRWPGTRKTLEGTATSVFAQIIAVVMFLIFDGSINLNSTYSWIVGSITLVALLEAYTSQIDNLLLPLYLFILLLL, from the coding sequence ATGCAGGTGAACCCAGTTTACGTGGAGTCCGCTGTTGTCCTGGCCGTGGTGCTTTGTGTCCACATGGCCATCTGGAACCAGCACTCCTGGTGCAGCATAGCTCTCGTCATTCAGGCGTTCTACGTCCAGCACAAATGGGACCGTCTGCTCAAGTCGGGAGCTGCCGTGTTCCAGTTTCGCCTGTCAGCCAACAGTGGCATCGTTCCCGCTTCCATGGTGATGCCTCTGATGGGCCTGGTGCTGAGAGAAAAGTGCTCTGCCTCAGGGAATGTCTACTTCGAGCGGTTCTCCATGGTGATCACCATCACAGGCATGATGCTGGCGCTGTTCCTCTCCCTGATTGCGCTGGGTGTTACAAGACCCGTCCCGACTAACACTTGCATTATCTCAGGGCTGGCTGGCAGCGCAATCCTCTACACGACAAAACAGACCCTGACAGTGTCGGAGGTCATCGAGGTACTAGAGGTGTTGTTGATCTTTGTTTATCTCTGTTTGATTGTGCTTTACCTGCTTCCACGCTGCTTCACACCCGGAGAGGCCCTCCTCATCGTCGGTGGAATCAGTTTCATCTTGAACCAGCTCATCAAGCGCTCGCTGAACCTGGCAGAGGTCAAAGGTGACCCAGTGAACTACTTTCTGccggtggtggtggtgggttcACTGCTGTTGGGTGTTTTCTTCGCCCTGCTCTTCTGCTTCATGGAGTCTGAGACTTGGGTGTCCTCCCTCTTCTTTCATATGATGACAGccgttctggttctgggtaTCCTGATGCCGTGGTTGTCGCTGTTCATCGACCGGCACCCCATCATGTGGCTTTTGGACTTTGTCACCCTGAATGACAGAAGACTTTGTTTGCTGGGGTATTGGGTGTTTCTGGCAATCGTCGCAACTTGTGTTGTGCTACATCAGAACTATCAGCGCCAGTCGGGATCCAAGAAGCACCAGGCCTCTACCGTTGTCAGGAAGTATTTCCACCTGATAGTAGTGGCCACCTACGTTCCAGGACTGATTTACGACAGACAGCTGCTACATGTGGCTTCTGTCGGATGCCTGGCAGTTTTCCTGTTGCTGGAGTATGCCCGTTACTTTCGTATCCTGCCTTTCGGCCAGCTGCTCAGGCAACTTCTCACCTTGTTCCTGGATGAAAGAGACTCTGGCCCTCTTATTCTCACTCACATTTATCTGCTGCTGGGCATGTCTCTGCCCATTTGGTTGTTTCCTGGACCCTGTGCTCCCAAGGGGATCCTCACTGGGGCTGGGGGTCTGGTACCTTATGCGGGCGTGCTGGCTGTGGGAGTCGGAGACACCGTTGCGTCTGTCTTTGGCAGTACCATGGGAGAGATCCGTTGGCCTGGCACCAGGAAAACCTTGGAGGGGACCGCAACGTCCGTGTTTGCCCAGATCATCGCCGTGGTGATGTTCCTCATCTTTGATGGAAGCATCAATCTGAACTCTACCTACTCATGGATTGTTGGCTCCATCACCCTCGTGGCTTTGCTGGAAGCCTACACCTCCCAGATTGACAATCTTTTGCTGCCGCTCTACCTCTTCATCCTGTTGttgctttaa
- the phyhd1 gene encoding phytanoyl-CoA dioxygenase domain-containing protein 1 isoform X2, with amino-acid sequence MDFMTDQDVQKYKQDGYVVLDGLLTSQECDELRQRMAEIVDRMDVPEHCRTTFSTYHDEQLKKQGNADYFITSGDKIRFFFEKGVFDDKGEFIVPKQQSLNKVGHALHAYESLYKKVTYSPKVQGIAKKLGLVNPVILQSMYIFKQPGIGGEVTSHQDATFLYTEPLGRVMGLWIALEDATVNNGCLWFIPGSQSSGISRRMVRTPKGTFPLTDFIGREPTYDEDKFVAAPVKKGGVLLIHGEVVHRSAENTSEDSRHVYTFHIMEALDTRWSPDNWLQPTEELPFPALYTK; translated from the exons ATGGATTTTATGACAGATCAAGACGTGCAAAAG tacaaGCAGGATGGATACGTGGTTCTGGACGGGCTGCTGACCTCTCAGGAGTGCGATGAGCTGAGGCAGAGAATGGCTGAGATCGTGGACCGCATGGACGTCCCCGAGCACTGCCGCACCACTTTCTCCACCTACCACGACGAGCAGCTAAAAAAGCAG GGGAATGCGGATTATTTCATCACAAGTGGAGATAAGATCCGTTTTTTCTTTGAGAAGGGTGTTTTCGATGACAAAG GGGAATTCATCGTGCCGAAGCAGCAGTCACTCAATAAAGTTGGGCATG CCCTACATGCGTATGAATCTTTGTACAAGAAAGTTACATATTCGCCCAAGGTCCAG gGAATAGCCAAGAAACTGGGCCTGGTTAATCCTGTGATACTGCAGagtatgtacatttttaag CAACCAGGAATTGGTGGTGAAG TGACGTCGCACCAGGACGCCACGTTTCTGTACACGGAGCCCCTGGGCAGAGTTATGGGACTGTGGATCGCCCTGGAGGATGCAACTGTTAACAATGGCTGCTTGTGGTTCATACCAGGATCACAGAGTA GCGGTATTTCCCGTCGAATGGTGCGCACCCCAAAAGGCACCTTCCCGCTGACAGACTTCATCGGAAGAGAGCCAACTTATGATGAGGACAAGTTTGTAGCTGCACCTGTTAAAAAAG GTGGTGTGCTTCTGATTCACGGGGAAGTGGTGCACAGAAGTGCTGAAAACACTTCTGAAGACTCTCGCCACGTCTACACCTTCCACATCATGGAGGCCCTGGACACTCGCTGGAGCCCTGACAACTg gcTGCAACCCACAGAGGAGCTGCCTTTCCCAGCTCTCTACACTAAATGA